The genomic segment TAACATGTTCATAAAAGGTATTACTTTTTATAGTATTCTCATCGTAAATACTTGAATCGCTATTAGAATAGTTCGATTCAGGATAATCATCATGTTCAactgtaatattattatcattattattataatatttattattatcatatttcttataattatttttattcttatccttattgttattatccttattattattattattattattattattattattattatcatttttattaggttcaaaatgtttattttcctgttcatttatttttctatttaatTCATTCACAATTTTAATCCGTTCTTCTAACTCTTCATCTTCAAATATATTCCCAATTTTACATAATGCATattctttatcattatataactGACTTGAAAATATATCATCCTCATTTATTGTATCAtgataattttcattttctagaTTTTCCTTTCGTATTAGTGGTTTGTTTAAGCAATATGTTTTATAGTTATTTAAGTAGGTAGCCATATTTTTagaattcattttattattcatatacataaaatcAAATACTTTACCGAATTTAGATTTGTTTgtactaataatatatttgttattattactaaaCATACAGTGTGTAAtacttttttcttcatcataaaatgatttaataatattgttacTAATGTCATATAAACGTATATATCCATCATAACCGCTTGtcattaatatattgttaaaCTTATCTTTCGATAAATCAAAGGTTAGTGATGAATAACAAATAGATGAATGAGGTGATGAAACAGAAGAATTATCACTTTCTCTATCTTCTTCATAATCAGATGTACTGTCATTCATATTTTCGCAATCCAAACTGCTGCTATAAACATTTTTGTTGTCTATACATTCTTTTTtggaattaaaaatttttttcttttttctttgttctttttttaatttatatgatccTTCGTGATCTATGGTTTTATTAAACGTTATACTAGTTACAGTATCTTCATGTGAACATATGGAAGCAAAtggatttttattatctataaaaataatatcagATTTATTTGAACGTGAACTTTTTTTGGATATATTAAACAAGTTCATTCTTAAATCCCAAATTTTTAACACACCATCTCCTCCACCTGAATATACCAagaaattacatatatttggtATAGCTATACAGgatgttatatattcatgtgattctttaattaaaaatgtggacttatttattatttcatttactTTATTCAATTTAACATAATTTAGGtctatcatatttatattactttttattaaatcttcataattgtatataggaatatatatacttttaccATTAGAAATGTTTTTATACTTTGTTTTATGATaaggtatatatttattatctaaAGCATTTTTtgacaatatattattattatgtttcaTATTATCACTCTCTGAAcagtttttcatttttaattttgtatttttaattatactGGGAATAGATACATCCACATATTTCCcaatatcattattacaaCGTTTcctattttcttcatatatatcaaatatttcTATAAGTCGATTCTCACCACATGCATATATGTACTTATCATTATCGCTTATGGCTATATCTTGAATGTTATCAATACGAGTACATATTttagataataatttattctcatataaatcatatagatatataaatcCATTAGATGTACACCCAGCAACGTACTTCCCTTGAGGTGAAAAGCATACTTTATTTATcccatatttattatcataatatatatccacATTATTGTTCAAAAACTCGCTTGCGTAGcttatgttatttatatcggctaaattaaaaacaatgtatatgcatatatatgtgtaaatatgataataagaaTGTTTTATTAgctaaaaaattatatgttacAAGGTTTAtacaatgaaaaatataaaacatacatatatctaaatatatatatatatatatatatatatatatatatatattatttattcattttaatttttcttaccatcttcatttttataatcatttttgaTGTACTTCTTGGAACCCCCAAATTTAATTATTGGCACATATTTTCCATGTATTTTTTCGCTGATATCCCTAAATTTTTTAGTGTCACAATCATTCATATTTCATCTTATTTTAGGAAAAACTAATATATAAggttttacaaaataaatagcATCTTAAGGAATTTATTTTGATCTGTAATTATTCttcttatcttttttatatattgtttttattttctttcatttcATAATCTTTATcggaaaaaaacaaacaaaactatatatatatatatatatatatataaatgtattaatattatatataatacttttattttttttttaagatatatactttttaatattatgaaagattgttattatataattagtttactttatttatataaaagtttttctttttttttattaagaagaaataatgaactattttttatttttatttatttttttttttttacattttatttgaaatatGAATCCGttaaagaaaattatgaataataaaaaaaaataattatataatgtatttctACACTGAAatagatattttttatattataatactatacttaatttaaaaaataaaagaaaaaagtacAAAATCAGATTAATTAAAGTAAATgaaaatgtataatatatataaagctttaaaatttgttatatgtattattttaaaatgatCTTTGAACTTTGAATTCTTATTTGGTATAATACTTAGAatttactaaaaaaaaaaaaaaaaaaagaaaaataaaatacatatatatatatatatatatatatgtatctgTGCACATTtgtgaaatataatatatttttcctttcattttgtttatcGAAGTGAAATAAGTATACATTactatttgttttattatcttattttttttaattatattaactaCTATGTGTTCATTTATAAAGTAAATACTGGTACtataatgtgtatatatatatattattattatttaatttatatatttaacgtaatatatattaataaaatttcaaaatattactatataaatattttctttttaaagtACATATTTGATTACAATATTACACATCATTTGTAAATAATgatccatattttttttgatttatgtattttttatatcattaatattattaaacataACCTTTGTGAAATAattcaataatatatatatatatatttaatgttacattttaaaaaaacaaatattatcCAATTGTTAAAAAGGATCTAGggtttcttttcttttttttttttttctttttttttttttctatttaatttattaaaaaaaaataaaaaaaatttgaacAAATTATTaagtatgaatatatttgttaattattaaaaaataaagcatataaaatatagttTATATATCTGATAtgatatacatttatacaaaaaataaaaataaaataaaaggtaTGGTATGGTTTACAAAGATTccttgaatatatttattgatgGATATATTTTGAAATCAATTCGATTTaaatttatgaatatattctTCATAAGTACACAATTTAAATTGTGGATTTTGTAgcattttatatatcattttaatgTTTTTTGCATCATCATCACTTTTGGCTATTATCCAACATGACTGATCATCAACTTTACTTAGTGTAATCCATATGGGAGaccatattttcataatttcccattttttaaaataacgTGGATaatcatacatataaaagtGTCTGGAcatttcataattttctgCACTACATAGGGAAATAACATTTGGTTGTgtttttacaatttttattttattagacatatttaaaaatatatcaaaaaaatatttactaTTGGTATTATTTGCTTTATTACTTTCGGAAAAGTATATATCTTTCCACATgagattatttttttttaaaatatagtgacattgaaatataaaaagtaagCAAGTTAATAAACTATCATAACCAGCATTGTGCTCATCACTGTTCAGTATATGTttatcatttgtattattcacatatatcatattattttcattataattatcattattattattattattttttaatgtattattttctgAATTTAATTCAATACTTCTATTTGGTATAATATTATCCCCTTTTGTCCCATATAATAATTCCTGTtgtattttatcattttccatattattacCATCATTTGAATAAagcatattatttttttgatgtataaaattttgagtcatattatatttagtCATCTTCTTTGGATTTATAAATGGAATAAAACATTGTGGCAAATCAGTTGGGTCattcataaaattaaaaaagaaatcgaAATCATTACTTGATGAAATTAAGGATGCCATATATTCGCATAAACCTTTTAATGTTGCTGGTCCATTTAaagcatataaatattcatttgtttcattaatatatttggTATCAAATGTATGAGGAAATAACTCTGTccacttttttttaaatacatttataGATTTAGGTAAATCATGATAAAAtgtttgatatatatgtaaaatatcataaaaacaattatgtccaataattatttttttattttttattatttcatcaaataataatcttACTCCTAtaatttgatttattttttctatttcttgTTCAAgatttttaatttgttctTTATATGAATCCTTTTCACTCCGATACACTGCTAGATGTTTTCTGTCATTAACTTTAAcagatatacaaaatattgaatcaaaatattttgttattaatgTATGTGCTAGTAAACGTAAATATGGATTTTCAATTTCTAAATATAATGGATAATTTGATATATcatccatattatttatatcacatTCTATATGTCCAAttgtatcattattatgtatattattataacatttattatcattttcctTTGTAGACTTATTAATtatcttttcattattatcataaacaTCTTCATTAGTTATATAATTGTTTGGTATATTCTTTATGTTACTATTAATGGATGAAAATGTTTGTTTTACATTatacacattattattagttaattcatttttttgtttttggataaaattattatttaaacttGCAAATGTTTTTTCCTTGACAATATTAttagtaatattataaatattattgttatcaatGTTGGTTGTAGGTATGTGTATATGGATATCATTACCATTAGCTttgtctttattattatttatgtaatttATACTTGTatctttattcatatttaattttttcttatcctCTTCATGTTtacaataatttttatcattatttgtattatttatccATTTccctatttttttaattatggaTATAATTGCTTCTTTATCTTCGTCATCCacaattttataattctcAATTTCTTGTATAATTTTGtcaatatgtattttttctcctggtatgatattttttttgttggtATTACATTTACTTAGTAgattatttaattcattaattttttctactatatttttttttttctcctctTCTTCATTTGGTCTTAAATATCCTACTCCATTAAATATCCATTCATTAaaatcaaaattattttctttcaaAAAGCTAAGGGTACTTGTAGATAcactaaaatatttattttccttaggaaatacataaatacaaTATGGTGATATATGCCactcttgtttttttttctctatattacaaattttattcatatttccattttcatatataaccTTTCTTGTATGTAcactactttttttttttattttattattttcctcaTCCGTCTGATATAAATCTTCAACTATATCTTTCTTCTTAGCAATAGATATTCCGATTTGACAAGGGAAAAATGATTTGGCTCCATAACAATGTGCTTCATAACTAGAATCTAGTGAAATATATCTTTCATCTTTTAAATGTAAACCTGTATATTCTACATCTATAGAAACAAAATCACTGTTATTAATCTTCTGTATTATTTCTTTGTGTATATTATTCCAATTATTTAAGTTAACACTTGTTATTTTAGAGTACCCCctttctaatatattatatttaaaaaacaaattcctcttttcttttaaaacgaaatttttaaaaaaataattaaaaacacTTGACATTATATCTACATGTTATTAAATAgatagataaataaataaataaatacatatatatatatatatatatatatatatatatattattatatttaatgtatgaataattaatatcagtgatgtatatgaaaattaataaattcaagtatgtatttttttatagtatattttatttctatctTTCGtgttatatttaaaacatgaatagaagaaaataaaaagaagtaaatgtttttataatatgtaactaatacatatattatatgatagaATTTTGTACATCtctatattttattagtatatcttttctttttttttaatactaaaaatataaaaaattatactattttttttttttttgtacacaTAATTGTAATCGTataaaattttgttttaattcCTCTTTTAcagttatattatattattttattttattatttattttttttttttttctcatttttaaatacatgaactttatttaaatatattagaatTTTACAAGTGAAAACAATTGGTAGATTCCTTTATTGTTTCTTCtctttttattgtttttctctaaaatatttaagatttataataatataattcttatataGGAGCacaaaaataaacaattaGATACTTTAAAATTCCAAATTACATAAAagtgataattataaatatgggataattattaatgtgaaatattttatgtgaAAATGATATTGacgtattatttattaaaatatagaattatattaactaacaaatatattacattatatatataaataaatatgcatatatatatatatatataattgttcaTTATGAACACATTTTTTAacgtgaaaaaaaaaatatatatatatatatatatatatatatatatatatatatataggtgttaaaatataaatagttatatattatactatatattttaattttataattattatttcgaTTCCATTTCATTATAAGAGTAgattataaattaaacatagaaataatatatatatatatatatatatatatatatatatatatataacactaTTTTGTGTACAAGGAGTaacattaaaaattaaaaaagaaaaaaattattatatattcaacattataaatataaaattcacAAATCaacaaaaatgaatataaaacgatatatacacatacaaaaaatataaaaaatttatatatttataatcttAAAATACATGtacaattaataaatta from the Plasmodium falciparum 3D7 genome assembly, chromosome: 14 genome contains:
- a CDS encoding WD repeat-containing protein, which translates into the protein MNDCDTKKFRDISEKIHGKYVPIIKFGGSKKYIKNDYKNEDADINNISYASEFLNNNVDIYYDNKYGINKVCFSPQGKYVAGCTSNGFIYLYDLYENKLLSKICTRIDNIQDIAISDNDKYIYACGENRLIEIFDIYEENRKRCNNDIGKYVDVSIPSIIKNTKLKMKNCSESDNMKHNNNILSKNALDNKYIPYHKTKYKNISNGKSIYIPIYNYEDLIKSNINMIDLNYVKLNKVNEIINKSTFLIKESHEYITSCIAIPNICNFLVYSGGGDGVLKIWDLRMNLFNISKKSSRSNKSDIIFIDNKNPFASICSHEDTVTSITFNKTIDHEGSYKLKKEQRKKKKIFNSKKECIDNKNVYSSSLDCENMNDSTSDYEEDRESDNSSVSSPHSSICYSSLTFDLSKDKFNNILMTSGYDGYIRLYDISNNIIKSFYDEEKSITHCMFSNNNKYIISTNKSKFGKVFDFMYMNNKMNSKNMATYLNNYKTYCLNKPLIRKENLENENYHDTINEDDIFSSQLYNDKEYALCKIGNIFEDEELEERIKIVNELNRKINEQENKHFEPNKNDNNNNNNNNNNNNKDNNNKDKNKNNYKKYDNNKYYNNNDNNITVEHDDYPESNYSNSDSSIYDENTIKSNTFYEHVNNKLEPTWSLFVDNLKYMDLVPYDNINDSLKYNYNYVKSYFNHNNFLNTNYHSLNIDEKEPSLYYMLSEIISNEDDIPKFSSCIAGDKCIIPSIDTYAHVYDLYTGFHVNSIKNLYLPNYYVDNHSYYSHSIDTNKKRISFLTSVDTYPKNQNIIATSNGYPDGSIVLWAFVAF
- a CDS encoding poly(A)-specific ribonuclease PARN, putative — its product is MSSVFNYFFKNFVLKEKRNLFFKYNILERGYSKITSVNLNNWNNIHKEIIQKINNSDFVSIDVEYTGLHLKDERYISLDSSYEAHCYGAKSFFPCQIGISIAKKKDIVEDLYQTDEENNKIKKKSSVHTRKVIYENGNMNKICNIEKKKQEWHISPYCIYVFPKENKYFSVSTSTLSFLKENNFDFNEWIFNGVGYLRPNEEEEKKKNIVEKINELNNLLSKCNTNKKNIIPGEKIHIDKIIQEIENYKIVDDEDKEAIISIIKKIGKWINNTNNDKNYCKHEEDKKKLNMNKDTSINYINNNKDKANGNDIHIHIPTTNIDNNNIYNITNNIVKEKTFASLNNNFIQKQKNELTNNNVYNVKQTFSSINSNIKNIPNNYITNEDVYDNNEKIINKSTKENDNKCYNNIHNNDTIGHIECDINNMDDISNYPLYLEIENPYLRLLAHTLITKYFDSIFCISVKVNDRKHLAVYRSEKDSYKEQIKNLEQEIEKINQIIGVRLLFDEIIKNKKIIIGHNCFYDILHIYQTFYHDLPKSINVFKKKWTELFPHTFDTKYINETNEYLYALNGPATLKGLCEYMASLISSSNDFDFFFNFMNDPTDLPQCFIPFINPKKMTKYNMTQNFIHQKNNMLYSNDGNNMENDKIQQELLYGTKGDNIIPNRSIELNSENNTLKNNNNNNDNYNENNMIYVNNTNDKHILNSDEHNAGYDSLLTCLLFIFQCHYILKKNNLMWKDIYFSESNKANNTNSKYFFDIFLNMSNKIKIVKTQPNVISLCSAENYEMSRHFYMYDYPRYFKKWEIMKIWSPIWITLSKVDDQSCWIIAKSDDDAKNIKMIYKMLQNPQFKLCTYEEYIHKFKSN